One Streptomyces fagopyri DNA window includes the following coding sequences:
- a CDS encoding PucR family transcriptional regulator: protein MTTASDTALSVRQVLALERVLAGEPEVVAGAGHLDRPVRWVHVAEAADVGVMLTGGEMVLTTGVLLAGDPDAQAEYIRSLHRAEAAAVVLGLGRAFPTPPDVMRRAAERCGLPMVVLHRPFPFAELTEEVQCRLVSSKFAAVSLSESVRTALTGLITSGAPMQRLLDEIAGHAGCPVVVTNLAHRVLATAGERSAVDDVLRDWERIARQAGGSEGDGWIRAELGGRGERWGRIVLCGHRGDAVTGRLLADRAAEALVLHRMLAGSAHTWEEESAQSLLTDLVSGVVPARQLLPRARAAGLPVNRRTFVPLAVRDGDPARLDRVLKLLGLSGLVAELADGATAVLLSLARDQDAEALAAHFAARLRHETGAPATVAAAAARHAWDDVPGGLREALHVAEAAADTPVGQEDQPVLVRLRDVHLRGLVRLLRDDPHVQSFAERELDGLLCGADAESELLPVLRTYLATGRNKSRTARLHHVSRPALYRRLEAIEARLAVDLDDFEQAASVHIALLAHDAQQR, encoded by the coding sequence ATGACCACCGCCTCGGACACCGCCCTGTCGGTACGCCAGGTCCTCGCCCTGGAACGGGTGCTCGCCGGAGAGCCCGAGGTGGTGGCGGGCGCGGGCCACCTCGACCGGCCCGTGCGCTGGGTGCACGTCGCCGAGGCGGCCGACGTCGGCGTGATGCTCACCGGCGGCGAAATGGTGCTCACCACGGGCGTGTTGCTGGCCGGCGACCCGGACGCGCAGGCCGAGTACATCCGTTCGCTGCACCGCGCGGAGGCCGCGGCCGTCGTCCTCGGGCTCGGCCGGGCCTTCCCCACGCCGCCGGACGTGATGCGCCGGGCCGCCGAACGGTGCGGGCTGCCCATGGTCGTACTGCACCGCCCGTTCCCCTTCGCCGAGTTGACGGAAGAGGTGCAGTGCCGGCTGGTCTCCAGCAAGTTCGCGGCCGTGAGCCTCTCCGAGTCCGTACGCACCGCGCTCACCGGCCTCATCACCTCGGGCGCCCCCATGCAGCGGTTGCTCGACGAGATCGCGGGCCACGCGGGCTGCCCCGTCGTCGTCACCAACCTCGCCCACCGGGTCCTCGCCACCGCGGGGGAGCGGTCCGCGGTGGACGACGTGCTGCGCGACTGGGAGCGCATCGCCCGGCAGGCGGGCGGCAGCGAGGGCGACGGGTGGATCCGCGCCGAACTGGGCGGCCGGGGCGAGCGCTGGGGCCGCATCGTGCTCTGCGGTCACCGCGGCGACGCGGTGACCGGGCGGCTGCTCGCCGACCGGGCCGCCGAGGCCCTGGTCCTGCACCGGATGCTCGCCGGCTCCGCGCACACCTGGGAGGAGGAGTCCGCGCAGAGCCTGCTCACCGACCTCGTGAGCGGGGTCGTACCGGCACGGCAGCTGCTCCCGCGGGCGCGCGCCGCCGGGCTGCCCGTGAACCGGCGCACCTTCGTGCCGCTCGCCGTCCGGGACGGCGACCCGGCCCGACTGGACCGTGTGCTCAAGCTGCTCGGCCTGTCCGGACTCGTCGCCGAACTGGCCGACGGGGCCACCGCCGTGCTGCTGAGCCTCGCCCGGGACCAGGACGCCGAGGCGCTGGCCGCGCACTTCGCGGCCCGGCTGCGCCACGAGACGGGCGCCCCCGCGACCGTGGCGGCCGCCGCCGCGCGCCACGCCTGGGACGACGTCCCCGGTGGCCTGCGGGAAGCCCTGCACGTCGCCGAGGCCGCCGCCGACACACCCGTCGGGCAGGAGGACCAGCCGGTGCTCGTACGGCTGCGTGACGTCCATCTGCGCGGTCTGGTGCGGCTGCTCAGGGACGACCCGCACGTCCAGTCCTTCGCCGAACGGGAGCTGGACGGCCTGCTGTGCGGGGCCGACGCGGAGTCGGAGCTGCTGCCCGTGCTGCGGACGTATCTCGCGACGGGCCGCAACAAGTCCCGTACCGCGCGGCTCCACCACGTCAGCAGGCCCGCGCTCTACCGCCGGCTGGAGGCGATAGAGGCACGCCTCGCCGTGGACCTCGACGACTTCGAACAGGCGGCCTCCGTACACATCGCGCTCCTCGCGCACGACGCACAACAACGGTGA
- a CDS encoding aspartate aminotransferase family protein — MSDLYARHKAVLPDWLALYYQDPLEITHGEGRHVWDADGNKYLDFFGGILTTMTAHALPEVTKAVSEQAGRIIHSSTLYLNRPMVELAERIAQLSGIPDARVFFTTSGTEANDTALLLATAHRRSNQILAMRNSYHGRSFSAVGITGNKGWSPTSLSPLQTLYVHGGVRTRGPYAGLSDAGFIAACVEDLRDLLGHVRAPAALIAEPVQGVGGFTIPPDGLYAAFREVLDEHGILWISDEVQTGWGRTGEHFWGWQAHDAAGPPDMLTFAKGIGNGMSIGGVVARAEIMNCLDSNSISTFGGSPVTMAAGLANLSYLLEHDLQGNARRVGGLLIERLRAIAEQVDGVREVRGRGLMIGVELVKPGTGEAHPEGAAAVLEAAREEGLLIGKGGGHDTSVLRIAPPLSLTVAEAEEGAAILDRALRCTR, encoded by the coding sequence GTGAGCGACCTGTACGCACGGCACAAGGCGGTCCTGCCCGACTGGCTCGCCCTCTACTACCAGGACCCGCTGGAGATCACCCACGGCGAGGGCCGCCACGTCTGGGACGCCGACGGCAACAAGTACCTGGACTTCTTCGGCGGCATCCTGACGACGATGACCGCGCACGCGCTGCCCGAGGTGACCAAGGCCGTCAGCGAGCAGGCCGGGCGGATCATCCACTCCTCCACGCTCTACCTCAACCGGCCGATGGTCGAACTCGCCGAACGCATCGCCCAGTTGTCCGGCATCCCGGACGCCCGGGTCTTCTTCACCACCTCCGGGACCGAGGCGAACGACACGGCCCTGCTGCTCGCCACCGCCCACCGGCGCAGCAACCAGATCCTGGCGATGCGCAACAGCTACCACGGCCGCTCGTTCAGCGCGGTCGGCATCACCGGCAACAAGGGCTGGTCGCCGACCTCGCTCTCGCCGCTGCAGACGCTGTACGTGCACGGTGGTGTCCGCACCCGCGGCCCCTACGCCGGTCTGTCCGACGCGGGGTTCATCGCGGCCTGTGTCGAGGACCTCAGGGACCTGCTCGGCCATGTCCGCGCGCCCGCGGCCCTGATCGCCGAACCCGTCCAGGGGGTGGGCGGGTTCACGATCCCGCCCGACGGCCTCTACGCGGCCTTCCGCGAGGTCCTCGACGAGCACGGCATCCTCTGGATCTCCGACGAGGTCCAGACCGGCTGGGGACGCACCGGTGAGCACTTCTGGGGCTGGCAGGCGCACGACGCCGCGGGACCGCCGGACATGCTGACCTTCGCCAAGGGCATCGGCAACGGCATGTCCATCGGCGGGGTCGTCGCCCGCGCCGAGATCATGAACTGCCTGGACTCCAACTCCATCTCGACCTTCGGCGGCTCACCGGTCACGATGGCGGCGGGGCTGGCGAACCTCTCCTACCTGCTCGAACACGACCTCCAGGGCAACGCACGGCGCGTCGGCGGTCTGCTCATCGAGCGGCTGCGGGCGATCGCCGAACAGGTCGACGGCGTACGGGAGGTCCGCGGCCGCGGGCTGATGATCGGCGTCGAACTGGTGAAGCCCGGCACCGGCGAGGCACATCCCGAGGGCGCCGCCGCCGTGCTGGAGGCGGCCCGCGAGGAAGGCCTGCTGATCGGCAAGGGCGGCGGTCACGACACCAGCGTGCTGCGCATCGCACCGCCGCTGTCCCTCACCGTCGCGGAGGCGGAGGAGGGCGCCGCGATCCTCGATCGCGCGCTGAGGTGCACCCGGTAA